The Setaria viridis chromosome 6, Setaria_viridis_v4.0, whole genome shotgun sequence genome includes the window ACTACACGTTGCGAAACATTAGCAGATTTTTTTCCCTAGATGTGCCCACACCCCTCTCTCAAAAAAGAAACTTTAACTAAGAATCTTATTCTTTGCATCGATCAATGTTTGTTTTCCTACATTTGTGCATGAACATGAATGCATGATCTTTAGAACCCTTCTATAAGAAAAGCAGACTGAGTTCAATAATAGAGGAGCGTGCCTCACAGTTACTAGTGTAAGCTAAACTGGACAGGTATAATACACCGAGTAGTGCAAATGTTGTCTGTAACTAGCAACCAAGCAACCAACTGAAGGTGAGACGTTGGAGGAAAACAAACAGATCTTTGGTCACATTTACCCATCGATCTGCTGCAGACTTTGATGATGAAACTGTTTGTTCCCCCCAACTCTCGCTTTCAATGCCTGGCAAGAACATCAGATTCAGAACTAGCCATGAGAGTTGGGGATGGGACCAGTGACAACTTGAGGCTGTTGATCTGCAGCTCGACCCAGATTTATGGCCATCTCAAGAAGGAGATGCCATGGTATCCTTGACATTTCAGAAGCGCTGCAGCATCTATTTATGTTGCACTCTTGGAAAGCTGCAAGCCATGGTTTGCTTCTCCCATTTATCCTGCTTCGTGTACTTGAGTCTCTGTCACAAGCTTCCgttcagttcagttcagttcaACATGAACGATTCTTTCAGAAGCAGTGTATCTGAATGGCACAGGGAGTTTTTGTCAATCAGCAGCTGTTGCAGACTCGACAATGGTTATGGGAGCCCATGATGAATTTTCATTCTGGAAATGTTATGAAAATATGTTGAACAGCAATCAATGCAGAACTGTGAATGGCACAGCAGATTTCTGAATTAGTAGAAGGCGTCTGAATTCTGAAAACCTTTTGTTCAGACTGCAGAGTCTCAGAGTCTGAGAAGTTGCAGCTGCAGGTTTGTAATGTATTATCCCTTGTTGTATTATACAGAGCACCAGGTGCTTCATTCTCTTCTCGCCACAGATCAATCTAATAATTATTTCACTCCAGGTCATCGACGTAAACTAATCAGTGATCAACTGATGATCACCGCCACTAATCCTCTCGTCCCCCTCTTGATCGCCCAATTAACCACTAATCACTTCTCACCGACACCGTGCATCCCTCCAAGAAACGGCAAGAGCTAAACAAGATGCTAATTAACTAACTCGTCCAGTTAATCACTGTCTCTTGGCCTTGAGCTGATTCACCAGATTCTACTCCTCCATGGCTTTCGTTCACCTCGGCTTGAGGCGGTCGAGCGCGATGTAGGCGACGACGCGGTAGCCGACGAGAAGCAGCGCCATGACGCAGACGTCGACCCAGTGGTTGTTGAGCCCGACGGCCTTGATCGCCGGGAACTCGGCCACGGGGcacatggcgccgccgccgcagtcgtAGTACCCGCCGCCGTTGGGGAACTGGATCCCGAGCAGGAGGCGGTAGCAGTAGAAGCTGTAGTTGAGCCACCGGAGCCACGCGACGAACGGCGGGATGTGCTGCACGTAGTACCCGCCGGCGATGAGGAAGACCATGGTGATGACGGAGGCCAGCGTGGTGCCCTGCTTCACGTCCATCAGCACGGCGCCGATGGCGAGCCCCAGGCTCTGCGCTACGAGCACGCTGTAGAGCACGacggcgagggagaggaggaagggcccGGGGTGCGGGTCGAGCCCGCCCATCCAGTAGAGGATGAGCACGAACGCCGTGGGCAGGCCGAGCTCCATGGgcaggtcggcggcggcgcgcgacgcgaAGTAGGAGGAGAGCCGGTACATCCCCGACGAGCGCTCCTTGAGCAGCATCGGCCGCTCCAGCGGGAAGGTGAACACGGCGTTGTAGAGCGGGAAGAAGCCccagaagacggagaagaagaagacgagcGCCGTCCGGTCCTGGAGGTGCGACGCCGGCGTGCGCCACCACAGCAGGCCGGCGAGGCTCGCCACGCTCAGCACCTGGAAGATGCGGAGCTTGTTGAACGACTCGTGGCGGCGCTCCTTGAGGCCGCGCTGGAGGAGCACCAGGAACTGCGTGCACCACCCGGTGGTCCACTCCGACGAGGccgagccgcggcggcgcgacgacggcgcctgcccgccgcccggcgacgccgcggcggatgTCTCCCGGGCGCAGATGTCCAGCTTCACCGCCGGCGCAATGTGGCGCTCGTACGCGGCCGCCAGCTTGGCCCGCACCTCCTTGTGCTCGCTCTCGCTGCCGCcggtcaccgccgccggccgcgcctcgccgacgtcgccgtcgccgctcgccgtctGCGGCGCGATTCCTGCATGCACAGCGCAGGTCAGCACAGTGATCGATCGGGCGAGCTTCACGAGCTCGACAAGTGTCCGCCATTGTTCACCGAGATTGAGCCAGCCATTTGTCGtgtgaaagagaaaagaaaggaagatcAAGATTGGAATGGAAGAGGCAAGAATGATGGGAGGAGGTGTGGATCCATGATCGGGAGTGGACAGAGGAGTGTGTTCCTGTCCATGTCTTCCCCCACCCAACCCCCAACTGCATCATTGCCATTTGCCCATTTGCTCCTTTGTGGCACTCCCTCGCATTTCAAGCGGTGGTCGACTTTGGAAAACTAGATGAATTATCCGAACATTTTgcgtaaaaaaatataatatttttcttgCAATAGTGTTGCTGCCTATGTAGATAATCATGTAACACCTAAATCTGGTTGATGTACTCTATTATAGTCTCTCACTAAGCAACTTAAACATTTATCTTCATACTTTGATTAATAAGAGAGTTTCAATATGTATTTTCCTCATTTATGAACTATGTGCAGTACTTGTCTTTTTTTACCTATTATGCAACTTTCATCTCGCCGATTCTTTGATTAAATTCATGTAATTATCCAATTGTTAGTATTCTATTGCATATATgccatgaagatgaagatggtgatGGATGCTCAAGGTGATCATGACGCagatcaaaggaaaaaaaacaaagagaaagAAAGCATCGCTCTCGTCAGGGGACCCCCGATGGGCCAGGAGACCAGCTGCATGCGCGCACCGTATCAGGAACGTAATCTTGGCACACATTTGTTTGTGCTGCTCACACTCCCCTCCAAGTATGTGCTCATTTCTTTTCGCTTCTTTATGTTTTTTCAGAGCCCGTGGTATTGTGTTCTGCGCTTTATTTTGTTCTTACCTTTTTGAGGTGGTTAACTGAACAACTACTGTCTAATGGATCCGATTCCACTACTTTTTCGTTAAACATTAACTGAAACTCGCTATCTTGGTCGTCAAGGGAGGACCTTGGCGACCTATTTTATAATTACAAAATGAAGAAATAGATCTATGTATGATTGCGAAAATTCATCGTTCCTCCGGTACCGCTTTTGAATATTGGTGGAATTGCTAGTTCATGTTAGAAATGGCACGTGTCCTTCGAACCGACAGGTAAACACAAGCCATCGATGGGGCGAAGAAAACATTTTGGGTAAAATGTCGTTTGCAATGCTGGAGTTTGTCCAATTGAAAGTTTCTCGATGATCTATGAGGAATTAGGGCTGAATTTCACCCACCTTTGCTGCTTGCTATTGAGGGGAATGGATGACGTCAGCGCAAGGAATGGAATGGCACATGGCAATGTGCCCTATGAATTGGAAGGCATCGTGAAAACTGAAAAGgtagtgagagagagagagagagaggagaggagagggaagaaATATTTGTGCGCGAGTGGGTGTGTTAGGGGTGCATGGCGGCGTACCGTTGGCGAGGTCGAGCATGAGGTCGGCGGGGTTGAGGGAGAGCGGCGACGCGAAGCCGACGGAGGCGAAGTAGGAaagcgcgtcggcggcgcggccgtaGTAGATGGGGCACCCGTCGGCTGAGAGCAGCAGCACCTTGTCGAACATGTGGTACAGCCGCGACGACGGCTGGTGGATGGTGACCACGAcggtgcggccgccgccggccgccatccGCCGGAGCGTGCCGACGAtccgggcggcggtggtggagtcgAGCCCCGAGGTTGGCTCGTCGAGGAGAAGCAGGCTGGGGTCGATGAGCATCTCGAGCCCGATGCTGACGCGCTTGCGCTCGCCGCCGGACAGCCCGCGCacgccgcggacgccgccgacCATGCTGTGCGCGACCTTGGCAAGCCCCAGCTCACGCGCCACGGCCTCCGCCTGCGAGCGCTTCTCGCCGGCGCTCAGCGCGCGGGGCAGCCGGAGCAGCGCCGTGTACCACAGCGTCTCCGCCACCGTCAGGTGAGGGTACAGCACGTCGTGCTGCGTCACGAACCCGGTGCGCCGCTTGACGGCGCCGGAGAAGGGCTGCCCGTTGTAGGTGATCTTGCCGGAGAGCAGCGCccggccgccgtgccgcccGCCCAGCGCCGTCAGAAGCGTCGTCTTGCCGCTCCCGGACGGGCCCAGCATCGCCAGCATCTCCCCCGGCCGCACCACGCCGGACATCCCGCTGATGATCGTCTTCTCCCGCGCCGACGACCCCGGTgcggcggccttcttcttcctcccgtccccgccgccgacaGCCATGCTCGCCGCGGCCGACAGCTTGTCGCACCATCCGGCCGTCGGCTGCCCGAGCTTCACCTTGTAAACCACTTCCTCGAACTGATGCACGAAACACATGCATGAACACGTCTCATCACCATGCACCCTCAAAACATTACAAACACACACCAACGCGCGCGCACGTGCATACTATCATACTTGCAGCTtacatgtatgtatatataaaatataaagTCGATCAGATTACCTTGAGGACGAGAGGGAAGGAgttggcggcggggcggaggcgagcatcggccggcgacggcgggctgGAGGTGGTGGGATGCACGACGGCGCCAGAGGAGGAGTTGGTGGTGGcagtggttgtggtggtggtcgCAACAGAAGTACAAGAGGGAGTGccgctactactactactactactgcaGCTGCTAAAGGCGATCATGttcggaggaggaggggacggcggcgctgctcggTGGCTACCACCTCCTGCTGTCTGCTGCTCATCCTGCTCCAGCGGAGGCGGCATGGCGATCGATGTATCCTTTCGATCTGTCTCCCTGTTCTATGATCACTTCACACAATCACACCTGGTGTAGGTGTAGGAGCTTAACAATTTTGGTTTGCTACTCTCAGTAGTCAGTGGTACTACTCCTACTTGGTTGATCAGCTGCAAGTGTAGTAGTTCTGGAGTGGGCTGTTGGCTCATGGCAAGGTATTTATCATAGGAGAAGGGGGGCATTGGCAAGggcagagggggggggggggacccaACTAGGTGGGCCAGGGGAGCAACACTTGTTGCTGTCACTTTTTTATTGGCCAGGTATATGGCACCCCAGTTAGTTACAAGGGGCAGTGGTACTTGCTACTAGTGATCAGCACCAAGTTGCAATTAACAACTTAATTGCGTGGTGTGGGTGATAAAGTAGCATCACATCACCACTAGCAGTAGATATATCCAGTTGCAGAAGGTAGTTATTGGTAAAGAGGGGTTTGCTGGTATGGTGGTTGTTGTAGGTTTTTGTGTTATGGGGGATGGATGTCTGCACTGCATATATGCATGGATATTCAGTAGATAACAtatcctcttttttttcttgataaTGGAAATTAACTGTGGTGTGGTTTATTTGTGGTGGTGCTCATGCATGTTTCAGTGAATTGGGCACTTTGTTTACAACTGGAAATTCATGTGCAGGTCTCGGTACCAAGTTCGGTTTCACTGCAGCATTGATCAAGTTAATTgtaacaaagattacaacattagCTTCGTTTGCTTTTTGTAAATTAATCAAGATAGTAactgtaaaaaaaatcaatgaatcAATATATACTGACAGTCGTGGAGGGGAAAGGTTCAAAGATTGCGCCGTCAAAACTGGAACAGAGACATAAGTGATTATGAGCACTTGTCTTGTAGCGTACGTGACAGCTTAACCCTTCATGTGCGAAATGAGGATGAAACATCAATTGCGTGGTGTTGGCATGCGTTAGCCTTTGCGGCGTTACGTTGCAACCCATTAGCGAGTAAAAATTGAGTGGGTGATTGTGGAAGGTGACATAAGGAGATCTTAACACTCGTTTTCAAAATGTTAGGACGACTGAGCTCCTAGCCTTTAGCTAGTGTTTCCCATCCTTCCGTCTTTTTATTTGTGATGCATCTTTTCTAGACCATTTCTCAAAATGGTTTGCACCATCTAGCGGCTATTTCCGACTACCTTGGTGTATGCATTCTCTCAGTTAATTCTTGGATATACAGTGCCTACATACAAGCCATTATTACATATCACCTATAGATGACCGCTTGCACACCCTTGTGCATATCATGGACATAGTACATAACATTTTTCATGCACGCATAGATAGACATATTAGTTTTGTTGGATGCCACCTCAGGTACTCCACATTACCTCCCAACTTATGCTTAGTCTTCTTCTTATGTGGTAACTACGACGCACTAGATGTCTAATATTACATATAATCTATTTACTATACCTAATTTGTGCACTACTAATCTCTATATTCTCATGACTCTTGGCTAACCGAACCAACAAATCATATGGTAGGGTGCATATATCGACCATGAATTTTTCAAACCTCTATCGCAAAGAATCAAATTAGTATCTATCTTGCAAGAGATGGCCACATAAACAGGTTTGAATTATTATTTCTGATACTATTCATTATCTAAGTTAGGTTGGAACTTGCATGCGTGATAAAATGTATAACAAGTAGAAAGAGACATAAACAACGAAGCATACTCCTATGTTTGTGTGAAGTGAGACAACCATACATTAGTTAGTCCCATAAATTTGGAAGGAAAGAATCTTTCTAACTTATGGTAAATACTGTATTAATCTTCTGTAAATTTGCAAAATAATCCCTGGGAGATTCAGTTGTGAGTTGTCCTTGCAAACAAGCCTCTAGAAGCTATGATGATGGAACACCAAAGTAATTAAAGACCATGTGAATGTATATGAACTCGAGAGAAGATGATTGCGATACCCAGCTGCTGTTGGGTGCGCTCTGACCCAAATTAATTCTGGAAAAATAATATATAAGTACACATGCCCTGATCAATCTTTTCCCCCTTTTCCCCTTTTATTCTTGAGGAGTTTAGTATAGAATAAAACACCGTGTCTTCTAACTCAATCCCCTTTCTTGTGTGCAATCTAATCTAGCGCACCAACTGCCacctttcctttatttttcttgttcacttgttcattttatttttttatttcttcagatCACTACAAGAAAACAAGATCACTAAATATTCTAGCTAGACCACAAAGAAAATGCAGTCACCTAGATAAAAAAAAACGTCCAGTTATACccaaataaaaaacaaataccGATGTTAATTAATTAGCACAATTGTTTATGCGATTGATTTCTAGCTAGAAAGCATTGTGCTACTGTTCAGAATCAGTTGAGAAATAGAGAGATCTTGAAACAAGATCTTCCTTTGGGCAGTGATGTCACATTAACAATAAAGCCCCAAACTTTGGCTACTTGCAGGACAAGTGCCGGTCCCAGCACCTTTACTTGCAGCAGAAAGCAAGTTGTGCAACCATGCAGATAAAATCCAAATTACTGATCTGAATGTGAGTGAGACCTGTTTTAGGCTTGTAGCTAGCTATATGCAAGGTAATTACTAATAAGAGACAGCACTCAGAGAGCAGCCAGAGAAATTGCAATTCCCGGTCTTCTTGCTCCAAGGCTTTCGGTACCTAACGATAATTCATGTCACTCATATGCATGTCTCTAGGGAGCTGGTGAATCTGTGCCACTCAAGTCAAATTGTCATCTGAATTTATGCTGCCACCACTAAGCtcttttctctccctctcctcatttctatcttttctttctcttttttttctttgtcgcCTTTTTACCTCTTTTTTCTTGATAGCCTACGCTAGCCATGGCTAACAGCTACAGATTTTGTAAAGGCTGCCAGTTTGAGATATGAGGTAGATCAACTGTTTTGTTTCATGGGCTAGCTTTGCATAACCATGTGCAGGCAATGATGCATCTGAGGACCAAAACCAGCCACATCAAAGGTGTGTAGCGTAGTACAAACCAAATCAGCTGGGGTTCCCTTTGCATGACATGGAAAAAGTATGGTGGTACTTGTTCAGTTTTTCCCCAGCAGCTTGCATTCATTGCATGCTTTCCTCTGCCTGCTTTGGCCACATGATCATGATGTGGGCTCACAAAGGTTAGCAGTGACTCAACATAAAGACGGCGTTAATTTTTATGTTTCCGACCGCTTGCTTTAATTTACTAAGCGAAAACTACACCAATCTCAAAGCAAAATCCGGTGATTCACACCTTAATTTGCCGTCAGGGATTAGTGATCACACGTCACATCTAGAGATCTGTGCTGTAGTTTTCTTTTTGGAAAGAGTACAAATTAAGCAGAGGAGACCTCCTGAAATTGGGTTTGATGGAGTTGGGTACCATGTGCTGAGCCTGAGATATTGTAGACTAATGAGCTGAAATTCAGATGTGTCTTTGCTCTAATTGTAATGTAGCAGTTGTAATCTAGCCTTCATTGGACGATACTCTTTTCTGTGGATGTGTACTTTGTGCCATTTTATTGGTTGGGCATATGATGGTCATGAGTATGGGGGCAGACTCAACTGCTACATTCAGAATCTAGTGAGAGGCAATTGAAggtatttgatttttttatttttggcatCCAGACTCTATCTCCCTCATGTCATGTGATGTTGTTCCAGCATCAACTAACATTTGTTGCCTCAGATATAT containing:
- the LOC117861325 gene encoding ABC transporter G family member 14 — protein: MPPPLEQDEQQTAGGGSHRAAPPSPPPPNMIAFSSCSSSSSSSGTPSCTSVATTTTTTATTNSSSGAVVHPTTSSPPSPADARLRPAANSFPLVLKFEEVVYKVKLGQPTAGWCDKLSAAASMAVGGGDGRKKKAAAPGSSAREKTIISGMSGVVRPGEMLAMLGPSGSGKTTLLTALGGRHGGRALLSGKITYNGQPFSGAVKRRTGFVTQHDVLYPHLTVAETLWYTALLRLPRALSAGEKRSQAEAVARELGLAKVAHSMVGGVRGVRGLSGGERKRVSIGLEMLIDPSLLLLDEPTSGLDSTTAARIVGTLRRMAAGGGRTVVVTIHQPSSRLYHMFDKVLLLSADGCPIYYGRAADALSYFASVGFASPLSLNPADLMLDLANGIAPQTASGDGDVGEARPAAVTGGSESEHKEVRAKLAAAYERHIAPAVKLDICARETSAAASPGGGQAPSSRRRGSASSEWTTGWCTQFLVLLQRGLKERRHESFNKLRIFQVLSVASLAGLLWWRTPASHLQDRTALVFFFSVFWGFFPLYNAVFTFPLERPMLLKERSSGMYRLSSYFASRAAADLPMELGLPTAFVLILYWMGGLDPHPGPFLLSLAVVLYSVLVAQSLGLAIGAVLMDVKQGTTLASVITMVFLIAGGYYVQHIPPFVAWLRWLNYSFYCYRLLLGIQFPNGGGYYDCGGGAMCPVAEFPAIKAVGLNNHWVDVCVMALLLVGYRVVAYIALDRLKPR